A DNA window from Massilia putida contains the following coding sequences:
- a CDS encoding OBAP family protein: protein MIIHRICAGLACFLLASGVAAQHTRPETTPAGQPKAPDTRALEVGAKILQGNAPLAGFDIYLNGFHPMKDHPDMQVEAHHFCRQVNEDLAQCALFDGNTRTANLTGIEYIISEKLFGTLPAGERQYWHPHNGEILSGQLVAPGLPEAAEHALMKKKINSYGKTWHLWNTGFNGKPGDSLPLGPPMLAWSFSRDGELLPSLLDERDTRMKVHTGARRKARADLKPLTHPQAGVDALKGKFPQATQDIPGVVDSAAPSR from the coding sequence ATGATCATTCACCGTATCTGCGCCGGCCTCGCCTGCTTCCTGCTGGCCTCGGGCGTCGCCGCCCAGCACACGCGACCGGAAACCACGCCCGCCGGCCAGCCGAAGGCGCCCGACACGCGCGCGCTCGAGGTCGGCGCGAAGATTTTGCAGGGCAATGCGCCGTTGGCCGGCTTCGACATCTACCTGAACGGTTTTCACCCGATGAAAGACCATCCGGACATGCAGGTCGAGGCGCACCACTTCTGCCGTCAGGTCAACGAAGACCTCGCACAATGCGCGCTGTTCGACGGCAATACGCGCACGGCGAACCTGACCGGCATCGAATACATCATCTCGGAAAAGCTGTTCGGCACGCTGCCGGCCGGGGAGCGGCAGTACTGGCACCCGCACAACGGCGAAATCCTCAGCGGCCAGCTGGTCGCGCCGGGCCTGCCCGAAGCGGCGGAACACGCGCTGATGAAGAAAAAGATCAACAGCTACGGCAAGACCTGGCACCTGTGGAACACGGGCTTCAACGGCAAGCCGGGCGACAGCCTGCCGCTGGGCCCGCCGATGCTGGCCTGGTCATTCAGCCGCGACGGCGAGCTGCTGCCCAGCTTGCTGGACGAGCGCGATACCCGCATGAAGGTGCACACGGGCGCCAGGCGCAAGGCGCGGGCCGACCTCAAGCCCCTGACGCATCCCCAGGCCGGCGTCGACGCGCTGAAGGGCAAATTCCCGCAGGCGACGCAAGACATCCCCGGCGTCGTCGACAGCGCTGCGCCATCGCGGTAG
- a CDS encoding CidA/LrgA family protein, giving the protein MLLALAVLLVFQCLGEGLVFLFGVPVPGPVAGMLLLLAALVAFPRLHETVEAGANELLKHLSLLFVPAGVGIIVAAASGSGHWLAICAAVVGSTVLTLAVTALVLQALTPAHEKKEGGDV; this is encoded by the coding sequence TTGCTGCTCGCGCTTGCCGTATTACTCGTCTTCCAGTGTCTCGGGGAAGGTCTCGTGTTCCTGTTCGGGGTGCCGGTGCCCGGACCCGTCGCCGGCATGCTGTTGCTGCTCGCGGCGCTCGTCGCGTTCCCGCGCCTGCACGAGACGGTGGAGGCGGGCGCGAACGAGTTGCTGAAGCATTTGTCGCTGCTGTTCGTGCCGGCCGGCGTCGGCATCATCGTGGCGGCGGCCAGCGGCAGCGGGCACTGGCTGGCGATCTGCGCGGCCGTCGTCGGCAGCACGGTGCTGACCCTGGCCGTCACGGCGCTCGTGCTGCAGGCGCTCACGCCCGCGCA
- a CDS encoding LysR family transcriptional regulator: protein MIEPSSIDLNLLSVFQEVYRERQISAAARRLGLTQSAVSNALARLRRTFGDELFVRTAHGMQPTPLAQQMAEPIGAAMAQVALALSQRSRFDPATSGRRFTLAMTDVGEVYFMPVLIERCRSNAPNVEIASIRANGLTLKDDMETGRVDLAIGAFEDVSEALYHRALFRQRFVSMFRKDHPLAKGKVDLARFVAAPHLIVDAAQSPYDRINGLLEKAGVTAGARFRVPHFTAVPYIVSTSELVVTVPQKLAESAASPFGLKWIEPPLALPTLQTNVFWHRRFNHDPGIQWLRGLIADVFAE from the coding sequence ATGATCGAACCCTCTAGCATCGACCTGAATCTGTTGTCCGTATTTCAGGAGGTCTACCGCGAACGCCAGATCTCGGCCGCCGCAAGGCGTCTGGGCCTGACGCAATCGGCCGTGAGCAATGCGCTGGCGCGCCTGCGGCGCACCTTCGGCGACGAGCTGTTCGTGCGCACGGCGCACGGCATGCAGCCCACGCCGCTCGCGCAGCAGATGGCCGAGCCGATCGGCGCCGCGATGGCCCAGGTGGCACTGGCCTTGTCGCAGCGCAGCCGTTTCGACCCGGCCACGAGCGGCCGCCGTTTTACTTTGGCGATGACGGACGTGGGCGAGGTGTATTTCATGCCGGTGCTGATCGAGCGTTGCCGATCAAACGCGCCCAACGTGGAAATCGCCTCGATCCGCGCGAACGGGCTGACGTTGAAGGACGACATGGAGACGGGCAGGGTCGATCTCGCCATCGGCGCGTTCGAGGATGTGTCGGAAGCGCTGTATCACAGGGCGTTGTTCCGGCAGCGCTTCGTGAGCATGTTCCGCAAGGACCATCCGCTGGCGAAGGGCAAGGTGGACCTGGCGCGCTTCGTGGCGGCGCCGCACCTGATCGTCGATGCGGCCCAGAGTCCTTACGACCGCATCAATGGATTACTGGAAAAGGCCGGGGTGACGGCCGGTGCCCGGTTCAGGGTCCCGCATTTCACCGCGGTGCCCTACATCGTCAGCACGAGCGAGCTGGTGGTGACGGTGCCGCAGAAACTGGCCGAAAGCGCAGCAAGTCCCTTCGGCCTCAAGTGGATCGAGCCGCCGCTCGCCCTGCCGACGTTGCAGACCAACGTCTTCTGGCACCGGCGCTTCAACCACGATCCCGGCATCCAGTGGCTGCGGGGACTGATTGCCGACGTGTTCGCCGAGTAG
- the hppD gene encoding 4-hydroxyphenylpyruvate dioxygenase, translating to MADLFDNPMGLMGFEFVEFASPTPGVLEPVFETLGFTKVAVHRSKDVVLYRQGDINFIVNNEPKSAAYYFAAEHGPSACGMAFRVQNAHKAYARALELGAQPMDIPTGPMELRLPAIKGIGGAPLYLIDRFEDGKSIYDIDFEWIEGTERHPQGHGLKIIDHLTHNVYRGRMSYWAGFYEKLFNFREIRYFDIKGEYTGLTSKAMTAPDGKIRIPLNEEGKAGGGQIEEFLLKYNGEGIQHIALLTDDIFATVDGLRAAGVPLMSAPPATYYEMLEGRIPGHGQDIEALKARGILVDGTTDDGNQRLLLQIFSETQLGPVFFEFIQRKGDEGFGEGNFKALFESIERDQLKRGALKTAA from the coding sequence ATGGCCGACCTGTTTGACAATCCGATGGGGCTGATGGGCTTCGAATTCGTGGAGTTCGCATCGCCCACGCCAGGTGTGCTGGAACCCGTGTTCGAGACGCTGGGCTTCACGAAAGTGGCCGTGCACCGCTCGAAGGACGTCGTACTGTACCGCCAGGGCGACATCAACTTCATCGTCAACAACGAGCCCAAGAGCGCGGCCTACTATTTCGCCGCCGAGCACGGCCCGTCGGCCTGCGGCATGGCCTTCCGCGTCCAGAACGCGCACAAGGCCTATGCGCGCGCGCTGGAACTGGGCGCCCAGCCGATGGACATTCCGACCGGTCCCATGGAACTCCGCCTGCCCGCCATCAAGGGCATCGGCGGCGCGCCGCTGTACCTGATCGACCGTTTCGAGGACGGCAAGTCCATCTACGACATCGACTTCGAATGGATCGAGGGCACCGAACGCCATCCGCAGGGCCACGGCCTGAAGATCATCGACCACCTGACGCACAACGTCTACCGCGGCCGCATGAGTTACTGGGCCGGGTTCTACGAGAAGCTGTTCAACTTCCGCGAGATCCGCTACTTCGACATCAAGGGCGAGTACACGGGCCTGACGTCGAAGGCGATGACGGCGCCGGACGGCAAGATCCGCATCCCGCTGAACGAGGAAGGCAAGGCGGGCGGCGGCCAGATCGAGGAATTCCTGCTCAAGTACAACGGCGAAGGCATCCAGCACATCGCGCTGCTGACGGACGACATCTTCGCGACGGTCGACGGCCTGCGCGCCGCCGGCGTCCCGCTGATGAGCGCACCGCCGGCCACGTACTACGAGATGCTGGAAGGCCGTATCCCGGGCCACGGCCAGGACATCGAAGCGCTGAAGGCGCGCGGCATTCTCGTCGATGGCACGACCGACGACGGCAACCAGCGGCTGCTGCTGCAGATCTTCTCGGAGACCCAGCTCGGGCCCGTGTTCTTCGAATTTATCCAGCGCAAGGGTGACGAGGGCTTTGGCGAAGGTAACTTCAAGGCGCTGTTCGAGTCGATCGAACGTGACCAGTTGAAACGCGGGGCACTGAAAACCGCGGCGTAA
- a CDS encoding hemolysin family protein, translating to MRSSTRRLAARAVPAESGTRMVDVVIILALILLNGVFAMSELAIVSAKRLRLDKMKAEGSAGAGSALDLHEDPSRFLSTVQVGITLISIFNGAFGEASLTARLTPRLAALGVAGGYARPVSLAIVVFGITFVSIVLGELVPKRIAILYPEQLAAATARPLHILSRLAHPFVRLLAVTTDGIMRLLGMRHQKDETPTEEEVTGMIKESADAGVFEKAEYDIAARALRLDDWHLRALMTPRVDLEFLDLDQPLERNLARIAESPYSRFPVYRGDRSQVLGIVRARNLFGQAIRGQSLEGIDIGAAVEPILYVPESSSAIDLLEQLKQSRAELAMIVDEYGDIQGMVTLTDVMSALVGDVTPPVDHGQPDAVRREDGSWFVDGGMVLDRFRHLTGTAIRFPDEDSGVYHTLAGFMLYQLAVIPRAGDRLEWEGWRFEVVDMDGNRIDRLLVSRA from the coding sequence ATGCGATCATCAACCCGCCGGCTGGCGGCGCGGGCCGTCCCGGCAGAGTCCGGGACACGCATGGTCGACGTCGTCATCATCCTCGCCCTCATCCTGCTCAACGGCGTGTTCGCCATGTCCGAGCTCGCCATCGTCTCGGCCAAGCGGCTGCGGCTGGACAAGATGAAGGCCGAGGGCAGCGCGGGCGCCGGCAGCGCGCTCGACCTGCACGAAGACCCGAGCCGGTTCCTGTCCACGGTGCAGGTCGGCATCACCCTCATCAGCATCTTCAACGGCGCATTCGGCGAGGCGTCGCTGACCGCGCGCCTGACGCCCCGGCTGGCCGCGCTCGGCGTGGCGGGCGGCTATGCGCGGCCCGTGTCGCTTGCCATCGTCGTGTTCGGCATCACCTTCGTCTCGATCGTGCTGGGCGAACTGGTGCCCAAGCGCATCGCGATCCTGTACCCGGAACAGCTGGCGGCGGCGACCGCGCGTCCGCTGCACATCCTGTCGCGCCTCGCGCACCCGTTCGTGCGGCTGCTCGCGGTGACGACGGACGGCATCATGCGCCTGCTCGGCATGCGCCACCAGAAGGACGAGACGCCGACCGAGGAGGAAGTGACGGGCATGATCAAGGAAAGCGCGGACGCCGGCGTGTTCGAGAAGGCGGAATACGACATCGCCGCGCGCGCTCTGCGTCTCGACGACTGGCACCTGCGCGCGCTGATGACGCCGCGCGTCGACCTGGAATTTCTCGACCTCGACCAGCCCCTCGAACGCAATCTGGCGCGCATCGCGGAGTCGCCGTACAGCCGCTTCCCCGTCTACCGGGGCGACCGCTCGCAGGTGCTCGGCATCGTGCGCGCGCGCAATCTGTTCGGCCAGGCCATCCGCGGGCAGTCGCTGGAAGGCATCGACATCGGCGCGGCCGTGGAACCGATCCTGTACGTGCCGGAATCGAGCAGTGCCATCGACCTGCTGGAACAGCTCAAGCAGAGCCGCGCGGAACTGGCCATGATCGTCGACGAATACGGCGACATCCAGGGCATGGTCACGCTGACGGACGTGATGAGCGCCCTCGTCGGCGACGTCACGCCGCCCGTGGACCACGGCCAGCCGGACGCCGTGCGGCGCGAGGACGGCAGCTGGTTCGTGGACGGCGGCATGGTCCTCGACCGCTTCCGCCACCTCACCGGCACCGCCATCCGCTTCCCGGACGAGGACAGCGGCGTCTACCACACGCTGGCCGGCTTCATGCTGTACCAGCTCGCCGTGATCCCCCGTGCGGGCGACCGGCTCGAGTGGGAGGGCTGGCGGTTCGAAGTCGTCGACATGGACGGCAACCGCATAGACCGCCTGCTCGTCAGCCGCGCCTGA
- a CDS encoding TorF family putative porin has translation MSTRHRPAVWPTRRLAPLPLLLLAAAPFAHAVDAVSDAPLTAEAPVADNPFSKTVSVSSQYVSRGIRQTWGRPAAMAAIDYVHPSGWSAGTSVINVSDRFIENGTVEWDLYGGYTGAAGPVGWSTMVYWYKYPGARVSATDTAFDYGELSAGITWKTLYARYNYTFSRDFFGIQDARGTGYLDVGADQPLTRSLTLNLHAGDGRVAGSGNGIWDWRDLKAGLTHQLEDGWTAALNYTRAIGATGVYDRYTTGVPRADGRLAVSNVARRAVVLSLTRKF, from the coding sequence ATGAGCACCCGACACCGACCGGCCGTGTGGCCGACCCGGCGCCTTGCCCCGTTGCCCCTCCTGCTGCTGGCCGCCGCCCCGTTCGCGCATGCCGTTGACGCCGTGTCCGACGCACCGCTGACGGCGGAGGCGCCCGTGGCGGACAACCCGTTCAGCAAGACCGTGTCCGTCAGCTCGCAATACGTCTCGCGCGGCATCCGCCAGACGTGGGGCAGGCCGGCCGCGATGGCCGCCATCGACTATGTCCACCCGAGCGGCTGGTCGGCGGGCACCTCCGTCATCAACGTCAGCGACCGCTTCATCGAGAACGGCACCGTCGAATGGGATCTGTACGGCGGCTATACCGGCGCGGCCGGGCCGGTCGGCTGGTCCACGATGGTCTACTGGTACAAATACCCCGGCGCCCGCGTCAGCGCGACGGATACGGCGTTCGACTACGGCGAACTGTCCGCCGGCATCACCTGGAAGACACTGTACGCCCGCTACAACTACACGTTCAGCCGCGACTTCTTCGGCATCCAGGACGCGCGCGGCACGGGCTACCTGGACGTCGGCGCCGACCAGCCGCTGACCAGGAGCCTCACCCTGAACCTGCACGCCGGCGACGGCCGCGTCGCCGGCAGCGGCAACGGCATCTGGGACTGGCGCGACCTCAAGGCCGGCCTGACGCACCAGCTCGAAGACGGCTGGACCGCCGCCCTGAACTACACCCGCGCGATCGGCGCGACGGGCGTCTACGACCGCTACACGACGGGCGTGCCGCGCGCCGACGGCCGCCTGGCCGTGTCCAACGTGGCGCGCCGCGCCGTCGTGCTGTCGCTGACCCGCAAATTCTGA
- the hmgA gene encoding homogentisate 1,2-dioxygenase — MSGFGNEFATEALPGALPAHRNSPQRVAYGLYAEQLSGTAFTAPRGHNRRSWLYRIRPAAMHGAFEPMGNGRIAAGFEGVAPSPNQMRWSPLPMPDAPTDFIDGLVTMAGNGAPGAMSGCAIHVYAANRAMRGRYFYSADGEMLIVPQQGRLGLATEFGRVDVAPHEIAVIPRGVRFAVDLPDGEARGYVCENFGALLRLPDLGPIGSNGLANPRDFLTPVARYEDVEGDFELVAKFGGNLWRAGISHSPLDVVAWHGNYAPYKYDLRHFNTIGSISYDHPDPSIFLVLQAPSDTPGVDTLDFVIFPPRWLVGEDTFRPPWFHRNVASEFMGLVHGAYDAKAEGFVPGGASLHNCMSGHGPDAATFDKATSADTSRPHKVTDTMAFMFETRTPLVATPYALRSPQLQGDYQACWAGIAKHFNPAQR; from the coding sequence ATGTCCGGCTTCGGCAACGAGTTCGCGACGGAGGCCCTGCCCGGCGCCCTGCCGGCGCACCGCAATTCGCCGCAGCGCGTCGCCTACGGTCTGTATGCCGAGCAACTCTCCGGGACGGCGTTCACGGCCCCGCGCGGCCACAACCGCCGCTCCTGGCTGTACCGCATCCGGCCGGCCGCGATGCACGGCGCGTTCGAACCGATGGGCAACGGCCGCATTGCCGCCGGCTTCGAGGGCGTCGCGCCGTCGCCCAACCAGATGCGGTGGAGCCCGCTACCCATGCCCGACGCGCCCACCGACTTCATCGACGGTCTCGTGACGATGGCGGGCAACGGCGCGCCGGGCGCGATGTCCGGCTGCGCGATCCACGTGTACGCCGCGAACCGGGCCATGCGCGGCCGCTATTTTTACTCCGCCGACGGTGAGATGCTGATCGTGCCGCAGCAGGGGCGCCTGGGCCTGGCGACGGAATTCGGCCGCGTCGACGTGGCGCCGCACGAGATCGCCGTGATCCCGCGCGGCGTGCGTTTCGCCGTCGACCTGCCGGATGGAGAAGCGCGCGGCTATGTCTGCGAAAATTTCGGCGCCCTGCTCCGCCTGCCGGACCTCGGCCCGATCGGCTCGAACGGCCTGGCCAACCCGCGCGATTTCCTCACGCCCGTGGCACGCTATGAAGACGTCGAAGGCGATTTTGAACTGGTCGCGAAATTCGGCGGCAACCTGTGGCGGGCGGGCATTTCGCACTCGCCGCTGGACGTGGTCGCCTGGCACGGCAACTATGCGCCGTACAAATACGACCTGCGCCACTTCAACACGATCGGTTCGATCAGCTACGACCACCCGGACCCGTCGATCTTCCTCGTGTTGCAGGCGCCGTCCGACACACCGGGTGTGGACACGCTCGATTTCGTCATCTTCCCGCCCCGCTGGCTGGTTGGCGAGGATACGTTCCGTCCGCCCTGGTTCCACCGCAATGTCGCGAGCGAATTCATGGGCCTCGTGCATGGTGCCTACGATGCAAAGGCGGAAGGCTTCGTGCCGGGCGGCGCCAGCCTGCACAACTGCATGAGCGGCCACGGCCCGGACGCGGCCACCTTCGACAAGGCCACCAGCGCCGACACGAGCCGGCCGCACAAGGTCACGGACACGATGGCGTTCATGTTCGAGACGCGCACGCCGCTGGTCGCGACGCCGTATGCGCTGCGGTCGCCCCAGCTGCAGGGCGATTACCAGGCGTGCTGGGCGGGGATTGCGAAGCATTTCAATCCGGCACAGCGATAA
- a CDS encoding YeeE/YedE family protein, whose translation MRIDWLHFTPWASTAGGILIGLATALLLLANGRVAGISGILGGLLRPARGDVAWRVAFIAGLFLAPIVWLTMRAMPPAQIDHSPALLAAGGLLVGIGTRFGSGCTSGHGVCGIARLSPRSLLATACFMAAGFVTVFVVRHVLGSAP comes from the coding sequence ATGCGCATCGACTGGCTCCACTTCACGCCCTGGGCGTCAACCGCGGGCGGCATTCTCATCGGCCTCGCGACGGCCCTGCTGCTGCTCGCGAACGGCCGCGTCGCGGGCATCAGCGGCATCCTCGGCGGCTTGCTGCGGCCCGCGCGCGGCGACGTCGCGTGGCGCGTGGCCTTCATCGCCGGGTTGTTCCTCGCGCCCATCGTCTGGCTGACCATGCGCGCGATGCCGCCGGCGCAGATCGACCATTCGCCCGCGCTGCTCGCCGCCGGCGGCCTGCTCGTCGGGATCGGCACCCGCTTCGGTTCCGGCTGCACGAGCGGCCACGGCGTGTGCGGCATCGCGCGGTTGTCGCCGCGGTCGCTGCTGGCCACGGCATGCTTCATGGCGGCCGGCTTCGTCACCGTCTTCGTCGTGCGCCACGTGCTGGGGAGCGCGCCATGA
- a CDS encoding methyl-accepting chemotaxis protein → MSRNPLSSLSLTAKICATATTLVVLSLAVTSGVIAVRSSANAEDASMRLARTSAREAAAAVQAQLGSKLGAVTNLAAALSALREADIAPARPQIAAMTQATVRTSNDFIGGAVTWEPNALDGNDADYAGKAPEYDATGRYMPYYTRNADGTMHVEPIVWPTTPGANDWYDVPKNTRKAFFTEPYSYPVNGKDIMMASLVAPILVKGEFRGTASADFQLTHLGEILGAIKVLDGGRLALISNGGLYASHPDAAKNGKKADDLPPAALAAVRAGQTYEYVDAAGIEHLIQPLRLHPDIAPWAVKLSFPHSVATASARQLIGYSLSASLICAILAAVVMVAVQRRLTRPLRILGAAMTDLASGNADLNARLDARGRDELAMIAAGFNGFVTKIQDVLVQVRESAGSVAAASVEISHGNMNLSSRTEQQAGSLEETAASMEELTSTVRQNADNARQANQLALSASETARRGGTVVAEVVETMAAIDTASRKVVDIIGVIDSIAFQTNILALNAAVEAARAGEQGRGFAVVASEVRGLAQRSAAAAKEIKSLIGDASGKVEAGSALVQDAGRTMADVVASVRRVSDIVAEITAASVEQSTGIGQINQTISQMDGTTQQNAALVEEAAAAADSLHRQADLLVSLVGQFRLDGAAAAPVRPAIAAPAPLKVLAAA, encoded by the coding sequence ATGAGTCGTAACCCCCTGTCGTCGCTGTCCCTGACGGCGAAGATCTGCGCGACGGCCACCACGCTCGTCGTGCTGAGCCTCGCGGTCACGTCCGGCGTCATCGCCGTGCGCAGCAGCGCCAACGCCGAAGACGCGAGCATGCGCCTGGCGCGCACGTCCGCGCGCGAAGCCGCCGCCGCCGTGCAGGCGCAGCTCGGATCGAAGCTCGGCGCCGTGACGAACCTCGCCGCCGCCCTGAGCGCGCTGCGCGAGGCGGACATCGCGCCCGCCCGCCCGCAGATCGCCGCCATGACCCAGGCGACGGTGCGTACGTCGAACGACTTCATCGGCGGCGCCGTGACGTGGGAGCCGAACGCGCTGGACGGCAACGATGCCGACTATGCCGGCAAGGCGCCGGAGTACGACGCCACCGGCCGCTACATGCCTTACTACACCCGCAACGCCGACGGCACCATGCACGTGGAACCGATCGTGTGGCCCACCACGCCCGGTGCCAACGACTGGTACGACGTGCCGAAAAACACGCGCAAGGCGTTCTTCACGGAGCCGTATTCGTATCCCGTCAACGGCAAGGACATCATGATGGCGTCGCTCGTCGCGCCCATCCTCGTCAAGGGCGAGTTCCGCGGCACGGCCAGCGCCGACTTCCAGCTGACGCACCTGGGCGAGATCCTCGGCGCCATCAAGGTGCTCGACGGCGGCCGGCTGGCGCTGATCTCGAACGGCGGCCTGTATGCGAGCCATCCGGACGCGGCGAAGAACGGCAAGAAGGCCGACGACCTGCCGCCGGCGGCGCTGGCGGCCGTGCGCGCGGGGCAGACCTATGAATACGTCGACGCCGCCGGCATCGAACACCTGATCCAGCCGCTGCGCCTGCATCCCGACATCGCGCCGTGGGCCGTCAAACTCTCGTTCCCGCATAGCGTGGCGACGGCCAGCGCGCGCCAGCTGATCGGCTATTCGTTGTCCGCGTCGCTGATCTGCGCCATCCTCGCGGCCGTCGTGATGGTCGCGGTGCAGCGCCGCCTCACGCGTCCGCTGCGCATCCTCGGCGCCGCGATGACGGACCTCGCCAGCGGCAACGCCGACCTGAACGCCCGCCTCGACGCGCGCGGCCGCGACGAACTGGCGATGATCGCCGCCGGCTTCAACGGCTTCGTCACCAAGATCCAGGACGTGCTCGTGCAGGTGCGCGAGAGCGCGGGCAGCGTCGCCGCAGCGAGCGTCGAGATCAGCCACGGCAATATGAACCTGTCGAGCCGCACGGAGCAGCAGGCCGGTTCGCTGGAAGAGACGGCGGCGTCGATGGAGGAACTGACGTCCACCGTCAGGCAGAACGCCGACAACGCGCGCCAGGCCAACCAGCTCGCGCTGTCCGCGTCGGAGACCGCCCGCCGCGGCGGCACCGTCGTGGCCGAAGTCGTCGAGACGATGGCCGCGATCGACACGGCGTCGCGCAAGGTCGTCGACATCATCGGCGTGATCGACAGCATCGCGTTCCAGACCAATATCCTCGCGCTCAACGCGGCCGTCGAAGCGGCGCGCGCCGGCGAACAGGGACGCGGCTTCGCCGTCGTCGCTTCCGAGGTGCGCGGCCTGGCGCAGCGCAGCGCCGCGGCCGCGAAGGAGATCAAGTCCCTGATCGGCGACGCGTCCGGCAAGGTGGAGGCGGGCAGCGCGCTCGTGCAGGATGCGGGCCGCACGATGGCCGACGTCGTCGCCAGCGTGCGCCGCGTGAGCGACATCGTGGCCGAGATCACCGCGGCCAGCGTGGAGCAGAGCACGGGCATCGGCCAGATCAACCAGACCATCTCGCAAATGGACGGAACGACGCAGCAGAACGCCGCCCTCGTCGAAGAGGCGGCCGCCGCGGCCGACAGCCTGCACCGCCAGGCCGACCTGCTCGTGTCCCTCGTGGGCCAGTTCCGCCTGGACGGCGCGGCCGCGGCGCCGGTGCGTCCGGCCATCGCCGCGCCGGCGCCGCTGAAGGTCCTGGCGGCGGCTTGA